One window from the genome of Elaeis guineensis isolate ETL-2024a chromosome 5, EG11, whole genome shotgun sequence encodes:
- the LOC105045455 gene encoding uncharacterized protein — translation MLRRNTRLRREYLYRKSLEGKEREYYEKKRKIREALEEGKPIPTELRNEEAALRQEIDLEDEYTAVPRTHIDDEYANASEKDPKILLTTSRNPSAPLTQFVKELKFVFPNSTRMNRGGQVISEIIESCRAREFTDVILVHEHRGEPDGLIVCHLPFGPTAYFGLLNVVTRHDIKDKKAIGTMSEAYPHLILDKFSTKLGQRTANILKHLFPVPKPDSKRIITFANRTDYISFRHHVYEKHGGPKSIELKEVGPRFELRLYQIKLGTVDQSEAQNEWVMRPYVNTAKKRNVLGD, via the exons ATGTTGCGGAGGAATACGAGGCTGAGGAGGGAGTACCTCTACCGCAAGAGCTTGGAAGGCAAGGAGCGCGAGTACtacgagaagaagagaaagatccGAGAAGCCCTCGAAG AGGGAAAACCGATCCCAACTGAGCTCAGGAACGAAGAGGCTGCCCTCCGTCAAGAGATTGATCTCGAGGACGAATATACTGCAG TACCAAGAACTCACATCGATGATGAGTATGCCAATGCATCAGAGAAggatccaaaaattttattaacCACATCTCGTAATCCAAGTGCTCCTCTTACTCAATTTGTCAAG GAACTAAAGTTTGTCTTTCCTAATTCAACAAGAATGAATCGTGGTGGTCAG GTGATCTCAGAAATTATTGAATCTTGTCGTGCACGTGAATTTACTGATGTCATTTTGGTGCATGAACATCGAGGTGAACCAGATGGTTTGATTGTttgtcatcttccatttggtccaACAGCTTATTTTGGATTGCTTAATGTG GTCACAAGACACGATATTAAAGATAAGAAGGCTATTGGAACAATGTCTGAGGCTTATCCCCATCTAATTCTTGACAAATTTTCAACTAAG CTTGGTCAAAGGACAGCAAACATTCTAAAACATCTCTTTCCAGTACCCAAGCCAGATTCCAAACGCATAATCACTTTTGCTAATCGGACTGATTACATCTCATTCAG GCATCATGTCTATGAAAAACATGGTGGTCCCAAATCAATTGAACTGAAGGAGGTCGGTCCTCGGTTTGAGTTGCGACTTTATCAG ATCAAGCTAGGGACTGTTGATCAGAGTGAAGCCCAGAATGAGTGGGTAATGAGACCATACGTGAACACTGCTAAGAAGCGGAATGTTCTTGGAGATTGA